A DNA window from Kitasatospora atroaurantiaca contains the following coding sequences:
- a CDS encoding aminoglycoside phosphotransferase family protein encodes MSAASGQITVPERLAETARAMEGERAEAWLATLPATFAEHLTRWGLTLERIFEPGGRISLIGYVRHSDDLTPAVLKAGLITPETAQEHAALTHWAGRGAVLLLDSDPAAGVLLLERLYGDIPLRSLAEAKAMLEATSLLQRLWVPPAAGHPFTSVADHVATLSAGLRRRRALPGAAEALALVDEALETAEGLLADRSEQLLLHGDFHHGNVLAADRAPWLAIDPKPLVGERAYDLAWLAQDRMDTLAGSPGPRGAARRRLHQLADAVEVDHDRLRGWTLFRTVEAGLWSLEAGDTDAAELYLEFADWL; translated from the coding sequence ATGTCGGCAGCATCAGGGCAGATCACCGTCCCCGAGCGCCTGGCGGAGACCGCGCGCGCCATGGAGGGCGAACGGGCCGAGGCGTGGCTGGCCACCCTGCCGGCCACCTTCGCCGAACACCTCACCCGCTGGGGTCTCACCCTTGAGCGGATCTTCGAGCCGGGCGGCCGGATCAGCCTGATCGGGTACGTCCGCCACAGCGACGACCTCACCCCCGCCGTCCTCAAGGCCGGGCTGATCACCCCCGAGACCGCCCAGGAGCACGCGGCACTGACCCACTGGGCCGGCCGCGGCGCCGTCCTGCTGCTGGACTCCGACCCCGCCGCGGGTGTGCTGCTGCTGGAACGGCTGTACGGCGACATCCCGTTGCGCTCGCTCGCGGAGGCCAAGGCCATGCTGGAGGCCACCAGCCTGCTCCAGCGCCTCTGGGTACCGCCGGCTGCCGGCCACCCGTTCACCTCGGTCGCCGACCACGTCGCCACGCTCTCGGCCGGCCTGCGCCGGCGCCGCGCGCTGCCCGGGGCCGCCGAGGCCCTGGCCCTGGTCGACGAGGCCCTGGAGACCGCCGAGGGGCTGCTCGCCGACCGGAGCGAACAGCTGTTGCTGCACGGCGACTTCCACCACGGGAACGTCCTCGCGGCCGACCGCGCGCCCTGGCTGGCGATCGACCCCAAACCGCTGGTCGGCGAACGCGCCTACGACCTGGCCTGGCTGGCCCAGGACCGGATGGACACCCTGGCCGGCTCACCGGGACCACGCGGCGCCGCCCGACGACGGCTGCACCAGCTCGCCGACGCCGTCGAGGTCGACCACGACCGGCTGCGCGGCTGGACGCTGTTCCGCACCGTCGAGGCCGGCCTGTGGAGCCTGGAGGCTGGCGACACCGATGCCGCCGAGCTCTACCTGGAGTTCGCCGACTGGCTCTGA
- a CDS encoding ferritin-like domain-containing protein: MLSPTRRTFLALGALSGAHLLCGCSDDGKDGDHHKPDPDLPLRARAVAATDALLAAYDAVIAGPGAAKADTLQPLRADVVKHRAALASGQASPSASASASASGATSTAAVSSVAALAALERQTAGARLADLDAASPALAKLLAAVSASDALHAAALGDTGPIAAPTSAASPGTSASPSASASPSASATTTPLPTAAAAGLQAALAAEHAAVYGYGVVGARLPSGARRGDGHASYAAHQAQRDAWQRLLSTGGATPTAAAAGYQLPFAVTSAASAGELAAHIETQLTAVYANLVAACTGPLRATAAEALRETALRAAHWGSDVPALPGLPDSDGATPSATASA; the protein is encoded by the coding sequence ATGCTGTCCCCCACCCGGCGGACCTTCCTGGCCCTCGGTGCGCTCAGCGGCGCCCACCTGCTGTGCGGCTGCTCGGACGACGGCAAGGACGGCGACCACCACAAGCCCGATCCCGACCTTCCGCTGCGGGCTCGGGCTGTGGCCGCCACGGACGCGCTGCTGGCCGCCTACGACGCGGTGATCGCCGGACCCGGGGCCGCGAAGGCGGACACCCTGCAGCCGCTGCGCGCCGACGTGGTCAAGCACCGGGCGGCACTGGCCTCGGGGCAGGCCTCCCCGTCCGCCTCCGCCTCCGCCTCTGCTTCCGGAGCCACGAGCACGGCCGCCGTGTCCTCGGTGGCGGCACTCGCCGCCCTCGAACGGCAGACCGCCGGCGCCCGGCTCGCCGACCTGGACGCCGCCTCGCCCGCCCTCGCCAAGCTGCTGGCCGCGGTCTCGGCCTCGGACGCCCTGCACGCGGCGGCCCTCGGTGACACCGGCCCGATCGCCGCGCCGACGTCGGCCGCATCGCCGGGCACGTCCGCCTCCCCGTCGGCATCCGCCTCCCCCTCCGCCTCAGCGACCACCACCCCGCTGCCCACCGCGGCGGCCGCCGGCCTGCAGGCCGCGCTCGCCGCCGAGCACGCCGCCGTCTACGGGTACGGCGTCGTCGGCGCCCGGCTGCCCAGCGGGGCGAGACGCGGGGACGGCCACGCCTCGTACGCCGCTCACCAGGCCCAGCGGGACGCCTGGCAGCGACTGCTCAGCACCGGCGGCGCGACCCCCACGGCCGCCGCGGCCGGGTACCAGCTCCCGTTCGCGGTCACCAGCGCCGCCTCGGCGGGCGAGCTCGCCGCGCACATCGAGACCCAGCTCACCGCCGTGTACGCCAACCTGGTGGCGGCCTGCACCGGGCCGCTCCGGGCGACCGCCGCCGAGGCTCTGCGGGAGACGGCGCTGCGGGCGGCGCACTGGGGCTCCGACGTTCCCGCGCTGCCCGGCCTGCCGGACTCGGACGGCGCCACGCCGTCCGCCACCGCGAGCGCCTGA
- the rimP gene encoding ribosome maturation factor RimP, which yields MSTTPTDRLRALLEPLAAEAGFDLEDVKVTQAGSRRQVQIDVDADGGVDLDAIAEFSRRVGQELDESDVMGSAPYVLEVGSPGVDRPLTEPRHWRRAEGRLVKAHLADGGEIVARVLETDEDGALVEVQPVKGRGKAKERRLAYAEVARARVQVEFSRKDDKLLDDAEDIADDVADDIADDVVDDIADDDEGAEH from the coding sequence ATGAGCACCACCCCCACCGACCGGCTGCGCGCGTTGCTGGAGCCGCTGGCCGCGGAGGCCGGTTTCGATCTCGAGGACGTCAAGGTCACCCAGGCCGGCAGCCGCCGCCAGGTGCAGATCGACGTGGACGCCGACGGCGGAGTGGATCTCGATGCGATCGCCGAGTTCAGCCGCCGGGTCGGCCAGGAGCTCGACGAGTCCGACGTGATGGGCAGCGCCCCGTACGTCCTGGAGGTCGGCTCGCCCGGCGTGGACCGCCCGCTCACCGAGCCCCGCCACTGGCGCCGGGCCGAGGGCCGTCTGGTCAAGGCCCATCTGGCGGACGGCGGCGAGATCGTCGCCCGGGTCCTGGAGACCGATGAGGACGGCGCCCTGGTCGAGGTGCAGCCGGTCAAGGGCCGCGGAAAGGCCAAGGAGCGCCGCCTGGCGTACGCCGAGGTGGCGAGGGCGCGTGTGCAGGTCGAGTTCAGCCGTAAGGACGACAAGCTCCTCGACGACGCCGAAGACATTGCCGACGACGTTGCCGACGACATCGCGGACGACGTCGTGGACGACATTGCGGACGACGATGAAGGTGCAGAGCACTGA
- the nusA gene encoding transcription termination factor NusA, which translates to MDIDMSALRGLVTEKNIPFDLLVESIESALLIAYHRTEGSRRRARVELNRKTGHVTVWALEDPAELEEGVEPKEFDDTPSGFGRIAASTAKQVILQRLRDAADDQTFGEYAGKEGDIVTGVVQQGNDPKNILVDIGKLEAILPPQEQVPGEDYRHGTRLKCYVVAVRRGVRGASVTLSRTHPNLVKKLFALEVPEIADGSVEIAAIAREAGHRTKIAVWSRKSGLNAKGACIGPMGSRVRNVMGELHGEKIDIVDWSEDPADMVAAALSPARVTKVEIVDYNQRSARVIVPDYQLSLAIGKEGQNARLAARLTGWRIDIRPDTEAPDGESSAE; encoded by the coding sequence GTGGACATCGACATGAGCGCCCTGCGTGGGCTGGTTACCGAGAAGAACATCCCGTTCGACCTGTTGGTCGAGTCGATCGAGTCGGCCCTCCTCATCGCCTACCACCGCACCGAGGGCTCCCGCCGCCGCGCGCGCGTCGAGCTGAACCGCAAGACCGGTCATGTGACGGTGTGGGCGCTGGAGGACCCGGCCGAGCTGGAGGAGGGCGTCGAGCCCAAGGAGTTCGACGACACCCCGAGCGGCTTCGGCCGGATCGCCGCCAGCACCGCCAAGCAGGTGATCCTGCAGCGTCTGCGTGACGCCGCCGACGACCAGACCTTCGGTGAGTACGCCGGCAAGGAGGGCGACATCGTCACCGGTGTCGTCCAGCAGGGCAACGACCCGAAGAACATCCTGGTCGACATCGGCAAGCTGGAGGCCATCCTCCCGCCGCAGGAGCAGGTGCCCGGCGAGGACTACCGCCACGGCACCCGCCTGAAGTGCTACGTGGTGGCCGTCCGCCGCGGTGTGCGCGGGGCGTCCGTCACGCTCTCCCGTACGCACCCCAACCTGGTGAAGAAGCTCTTCGCCCTGGAGGTCCCGGAGATCGCCGACGGCAGCGTCGAGATCGCCGCGATCGCCCGCGAGGCCGGTCACCGCACCAAGATCGCGGTCTGGTCCCGCAAGTCGGGCCTGAACGCCAAGGGCGCCTGCATCGGCCCGATGGGCAGCCGTGTGCGCAACGTCATGGGCGAGCTGCACGGCGAGAAGATCGACATCGTCGACTGGTCGGAGGACCCGGCGGACATGGTCGCCGCCGCGCTGTCCCCCGCGAGGGTGACGAAGGTGGAGATCGTGGATTACAACCAGCGCTCCGCACGGGTGATCGTTCCCGACTACCAGCTGTCGCTGGCGATCGGCAAGGAAGGCCAGAACGCCCGCCTGGCCGCCCGCCTGACGGGGTGGCGGATCGACATCCGCCCGGACACCGAGGCTCCCGACGGGGAATCCTCGGCCGAGTAA
- a CDS encoding YlxR family protein → MSGRTRVRARPERTCVGCRKRAAKHELLRVVAVEGVCVPDPRGALSGRGAHVHPDPACLDLAVRRRAFPRAFRLQGALDTDALREYVEERAGGTPAP, encoded by the coding sequence TTGTCTGGCCGGACGCGTGTCCGAGCACGCCCCGAACGCACCTGCGTGGGCTGCCGCAAGCGAGCGGCCAAGCACGAGCTGTTGCGTGTCGTGGCGGTCGAGGGCGTATGTGTCCCCGATCCGCGCGGCGCACTGTCGGGCCGGGGCGCACATGTGCACCCCGATCCGGCCTGCCTCGACCTCGCGGTACGCCGCCGGGCGTTCCCCAGGGCCTTCCGGCTCCAGGGGGCGCTCGACACGGACGCTCTGCGTGAGTACGTCGAGGAGCGGGCAGGCGGCACCCCGGCGCCCTGA
- the infB gene encoding translation initiation factor IF-2, with protein MAKVRVYELAKELGLESKAVMAKLTELGEFVRSASSTIEAPVVRKLTDALGVAPTGGSSAKPGPRKPAAPQPAGGAAAGAAAPKPGAPTPGPRPAATPGPRPMPAAAAPAAPAAPAAKPAAAAPGPRPAARPAAPAPAAPAAPVAPAAEFSSPAPAGDAAAPAARPASPAPRPAAAAPGARPGPRPAGPRPGNNPFTSGSATGMGRPGERRPAAPGAARPGAGAPGAGAARPGGDRPRPAGAPGADRGAPRPGGDRPRPAGAPGADRGAPRPGGDRPRPAAGPGGAPRPGGDRPRPDGMPRPAGPRPGGPSPSGMPRPNPGMMPQRPAPGPGARPGPGGRGPGGPGGRPGGPGAGGARPGFAGRPAGPGSRPAGGGFGGPRPGGGAPGGGGGFGPRPGGFGGRPGGPGARGGTQGAFGRGPGGRPARGRKSKRQRRQEYEAMQAPSVGGVMLPRGNGQTVRLSRGASLMDFAEKINANPAALVSVMFNLGEMVTATQSVSDATLELLAGEMGFVLEIVSRDDEDRELLESFDIDFGANEGDEEMLAPRPPVVTVMGHVDHGKTRLLDAIRKTNVVAGEAGGITQHIGAYQVAATVNGEPRPITFLDTPGHEAFSAMRARGAKSTDIAILVVAANDGVMPQTVEALNHAKAAGVPIVVAVNKIDVEGADPTKVRGQLTEFGLVAEEYGGDTMFVDISARQGLNIDQLLEAVVLTADASLDLRANPEQDAQGIAIEAHLDKGRGAMATVLVQRGTLRVGDSIVVGDAYGRVRAMLDENGNHLEEAGPSRPVLLLGLTSVPRAGDSFIVVDEDRTARQIAEKRSARDRNAAFAQRRVRISLEDLDKAIAAGSIEQLNLIIKGDVSGSVEALEDALVKLDVGEEVELRVLHRGVGAITESDVDLAMGSDAIIIGFNVRAEGRARTAAEKEGVDVRYYSVIYQAIEEIESALKGMLKPEYEEVRLGSAEIREVFRSSKFGNIAGVLVREGLLRRNAKARLLRDGKVVAESLTIEGLRRFKDDATEVREGFEAGVTLGSFNDIKVDDIIETYEMREKPRA; from the coding sequence GTGGCTAAGGTCCGGGTATACGAGCTCGCCAAGGAACTTGGCTTGGAGAGCAAGGCCGTCATGGCCAAGCTCACCGAGCTGGGTGAGTTCGTCCGTTCGGCGTCCTCGACGATCGAGGCGCCGGTCGTGCGCAAGTTGACTGACGCTTTGGGAGTGGCCCCTACGGGTGGTTCCTCTGCCAAGCCTGGCCCGCGGAAGCCCGCGGCGCCCCAGCCCGCCGGTGGCGCTGCCGCCGGTGCGGCCGCACCCAAGCCGGGTGCCCCCACCCCGGGTCCGCGCCCCGCCGCGACCCCGGGTCCCCGTCCCATGCCGGCCGCCGCGGCTCCCGCCGCCCCGGCCGCCCCCGCCGCCAAGCCGGCCGCTGCTGCTCCGGGCCCGCGCCCGGCGGCGCGTCCCGCTGCACCGGCTCCGGCCGCCCCGGCCGCCCCGGTTGCTCCGGCGGCCGAGTTCTCCTCGCCGGCCCCCGCCGGTGATGCCGCCGCTCCGGCGGCGCGTCCGGCCTCCCCGGCCCCGCGTCCGGCAGCGGCTGCCCCCGGCGCCCGTCCGGGCCCGCGTCCGGCCGGCCCGCGTCCGGGCAACAACCCCTTCACCTCCGGCAGTGCGACCGGCATGGGCCGCCCCGGCGAGCGCCGTCCGGCTGCTCCCGGTGCCGCGCGTCCGGGTGCCGGTGCTCCCGGTGCGGGTGCCGCCCGTCCGGGTGGTGACCGTCCGCGTCCGGCCGGCGCTCCCGGTGCCGACCGTGGCGCCCCGCGTCCCGGTGGCGACCGTCCGCGTCCGGCCGGCGCTCCCGGTGCCGACCGTGGCGCCCCGCGTCCCGGTGGCGACCGTCCGCGTCCGGCAGCCGGTCCCGGTGGCGCTCCGCGTCCCGGTGGTGACCGTCCGCGTCCCGACGGCATGCCCCGTCCGGCCGGCCCCCGTCCCGGTGGCCCGAGCCCGTCCGGCATGCCGCGCCCGAACCCGGGCATGATGCCGCAGCGTCCCGCTCCGGGCCCCGGTGCCCGTCCCGGCCCCGGTGGCCGTGGTCCGGGTGGCCCCGGTGGCCGTCCGGGTGGTCCGGGTGCCGGTGGCGCCCGTCCGGGCTTCGCCGGTCGTCCGGCCGGTCCGGGCTCGCGTCCGGCCGGTGGCGGCTTCGGCGGCCCCCGTCCCGGTGGCGGTGCCCCCGGTGGCGGCGGTGGCTTCGGCCCGCGTCCCGGTGGCTTCGGCGGCCGTCCCGGCGGCCCGGGTGCCCGTGGTGGCACGCAGGGTGCCTTCGGTCGTGGCCCGGGCGGTCGCCCGGCCCGTGGCCGCAAGTCGAAGCGTCAGCGTCGCCAGGAGTACGAGGCCATGCAGGCCCCGTCCGTGGGCGGTGTGATGCTGCCTCGCGGCAACGGACAGACCGTCCGCCTGTCGCGTGGTGCCTCGCTGATGGACTTCGCGGAGAAGATCAACGCCAACCCGGCCGCGCTCGTCTCGGTGATGTTCAACCTCGGTGAGATGGTCACCGCGACCCAGTCGGTCTCCGACGCGACCCTCGAGCTGCTGGCCGGCGAGATGGGCTTCGTCCTGGAGATCGTCAGCCGCGACGACGAGGACCGTGAGCTGCTGGAGTCGTTCGACATCGACTTCGGTGCCAACGAGGGTGACGAAGAGATGCTGGCCCCGCGCCCGCCGGTCGTCACCGTCATGGGTCACGTCGACCACGGTAAGACCCGACTGCTCGACGCCATCCGCAAGACCAACGTGGTGGCCGGTGAGGCGGGTGGCATCACCCAGCACATCGGTGCCTACCAGGTCGCGGCGACGGTGAACGGCGAGCCCCGCCCGATCACCTTCCTCGACACCCCGGGTCACGAGGCGTTCTCCGCCATGCGTGCCCGTGGTGCCAAGTCCACCGACATCGCGATCCTGGTGGTCGCGGCCAACGACGGTGTCATGCCGCAGACGGTCGAGGCGTTGAACCACGCCAAGGCCGCCGGTGTGCCGATCGTGGTCGCGGTCAACAAGATCGACGTCGAGGGCGCCGACCCGACCAAGGTCCGCGGTCAGCTGACCGAGTTCGGTCTGGTGGCCGAGGAGTACGGCGGCGACACCATGTTCGTCGACATCTCCGCGCGCCAGGGTCTGAACATCGACCAGCTGCTCGAGGCCGTCGTCCTCACCGCCGATGCCTCGCTCGACCTCCGGGCCAACCCGGAGCAGGACGCGCAGGGTATTGCGATCGAGGCCCACCTCGACAAGGGCCGCGGCGCCATGGCGACCGTCCTGGTCCAGCGCGGTACCCTCCGCGTCGGTGACTCGATCGTGGTCGGCGACGCCTACGGTCGCGTCCGCGCCATGCTGGACGAGAACGGCAACCACCTCGAAGAGGCCGGCCCGTCCCGCCCGGTGCTGCTGCTCGGTCTGACCTCCGTGCCCCGCGCCGGCGACAGCTTCATCGTCGTCGACGAGGACCGCACCGCCCGTCAGATCGCCGAGAAGCGCTCGGCCCGTGACCGCAACGCCGCGTTCGCGCAGCGTCGGGTCCGGATCTCGCTCGAGGACCTGGACAAGGCCATCGCAGCGGGCTCCATCGAGCAGCTCAACCTCATCATCAAGGGTGACGTCTCCGGTTCGGTCGAGGCCCTCGAGGACGCTCTCGTCAAGCTGGACGTGGGCGAGGAGGTCGAGCTCCGGGTCCTGCACCGCGGTGTGGGTGCCATCACCGAGTCCGACGTGGACCTGGCGATGGGCTCGGACGCCATCATCATCGGCTTCAACGTGCGCGCCGAAGGCCGCGCCCGTACGGCGGCCGAGAAGGAAGGCGTGGACGTCCGGTACTACTCGGTCATCTACCAGGCGATCGAGGAGATCGAGTCGGCCCTCAAGGGCATGCTCAAGCCGGAGTACGAGGAGGTGCGCCTCGGCTCTGCGGAGATCCGCGAGGTGTTCCGTTCCTCCAAGTTCGGCAACATCGCCGGTGTCCTGGTCCGCGAGGGCCTGCTGCGCCGCAACGCCAAGGCCCGCCTGCTGCGCGACGGCAAGGTCGTGGCGGAGAGCCTCACCATCGAGGGTCTGCGCCGCTTCAAGGACGACGCGACCGAGGTCCGCGAGGGCTTCGAGGCCGGTGTGACCCTGGGGTCGTTCAACGACATCAAGGTCGACGACATCATCGAGACCTACGAGATGCGCGAGAAGCCGCGCGCGTAA
- a CDS encoding DUF503 domain-containing protein, which produces MFVGTLTFDLLLGDVHSLKEKRSIVRPIVAELQRKYSVCAAEVGNQDLHRRAEIGLAVVSGEAGYVTEILDSCERLVAGRPEVQLLSARRRYHGDDD; this is translated from the coding sequence ATGTTCGTAGGAACACTCACCTTCGACCTCCTCCTGGGCGACGTTCACTCGCTGAAGGAGAAGCGCTCGATCGTGCGGCCCATCGTGGCCGAGCTGCAGCGCAAGTACAGCGTGTGCGCAGCGGAAGTAGGGAACCAGGATCTGCACCGCAGGGCCGAGATCGGCCTGGCGGTGGTGTCCGGCGAGGCCGGGTACGTCACCGAGATCCTGGACAGCTGTGAGCGGCTCGTCGCCGGCCGCCCCGAGGTGCAGTTGCTCTCCGCGAGGAGGCGCTACCACGGCGACGATGATTGA
- the rbfA gene encoding 30S ribosome-binding factor RbfA, whose protein sequence is MTDTARARKLADRIQVVVAETLQRRIKDPRLGYVTITDTRVTGDLREATVFYTVYGDEAEREASAAALESAKGVIRSEVGKIGVRFTPTLTFVADALPDNARNIDDLLDKARLSDAAVRTAAAGATFAGDADPYKVPAAERDDEDE, encoded by the coding sequence GTGACCGACACCGCAAGGGCGCGCAAGCTCGCCGACCGCATTCAGGTGGTCGTGGCCGAGACCCTGCAACGCCGGATCAAGGACCCGCGCCTGGGCTACGTGACCATCACCGACACCCGGGTCACCGGTGATCTGCGTGAGGCCACCGTCTTCTACACCGTCTACGGCGACGAGGCCGAGCGCGAGGCCTCGGCCGCCGCGCTGGAGAGCGCCAAGGGCGTGATCCGCTCCGAGGTCGGCAAGATCGGGGTGCGCTTCACCCCGACGCTGACCTTCGTTGCGGACGCCCTGCCGGACAACGCGCGCAACATCGACGATCTGCTCGACAAGGCGAGGCTCTCCGACGCGGCCGTCCGTACGGCAGCCGCCGGCGCGACCTTCGCCGGGGACGCGGACCCGTACAAGGTCCCGGCCGCCGAGCGCGACGACGAGGACGAGTAG
- a CDS encoding DHH family phosphoesterase produces MTAEPAQAGQGASSTDTVEGALAVLPGPRSGSPGGSGRFESEWQRVIAAIGQASSIDLICHINPDGDALGSALAAGIALRSLGREVRVSFGDDPQVIPESLSFLPGQELIVPASSVPDTPELVICFDVAAESRLGLLHDKAFAAPTLVVVDHHASNPGFGTHRLIDPGAPATAVLVDELLRRLRVPLDQDLATCLYTGVATDTGSFKYAGTTPATHELAGRLLATGIRQDLISRQLWETCSFGYLKVLAAALDRAVYEPEAAGGRGLVWTWVPYQDLVLFGVTVEEIEGLIDVLRRPAEAEVALVLKQDPDGTLRGSCRAKGAVDVAAVCAELGGGGHQFAAGFSAREDVPATIARFRAALASL; encoded by the coding sequence ATGACCGCCGAGCCGGCGCAGGCCGGCCAGGGGGCATCTTCCACCGACACGGTGGAGGGTGCCCTCGCGGTGCTTCCAGGGCCTCGCAGTGGGTCACCGGGCGGCTCCGGGCGGTTCGAATCCGAATGGCAGCGGGTGATCGCCGCCATCGGGCAGGCCTCGTCGATCGACCTGATCTGCCACATCAACCCGGACGGCGACGCGCTCGGCTCCGCCCTCGCGGCCGGCATCGCGCTGCGCTCGCTCGGGCGCGAGGTGCGGGTCTCCTTCGGTGACGACCCGCAGGTGATCCCCGAGTCGCTCTCCTTCCTGCCCGGGCAGGAGCTGATCGTCCCGGCCTCTTCCGTGCCCGACACCCCGGAGCTGGTGATCTGCTTCGACGTGGCCGCCGAGAGCCGGCTGGGGCTGCTGCACGACAAGGCCTTCGCGGCCCCGACGCTGGTCGTGGTCGACCACCACGCCTCCAACCCGGGCTTCGGCACGCACCGGCTGATCGACCCGGGCGCGCCCGCGACCGCCGTCCTGGTGGACGAGCTGCTGCGCCGGCTGCGCGTACCGCTCGACCAGGACCTCGCCACCTGCCTGTACACCGGGGTGGCCACCGACACCGGTTCCTTCAAGTACGCGGGCACCACGCCGGCCACCCATGAGCTGGCCGGCCGCCTGCTGGCCACCGGCATCCGGCAGGACCTGATCTCCCGGCAGCTCTGGGAGACCTGCTCCTTCGGCTACCTCAAGGTGCTCGCCGCCGCGCTGGACCGCGCCGTGTACGAGCCCGAGGCGGCCGGCGGCCGGGGGCTCGTCTGGACCTGGGTGCCGTACCAGGACCTGGTGCTCTTCGGCGTGACGGTCGAGGAGATCGAGGGCCTGATCGACGTGCTGCGGCGACCCGCCGAGGCGGAGGTCGCGCTCGTTCTGAAGCAGGACCCGGACGGCACCCTGCGCGGCTCCTGCCGCGCCAAGGGCGCCGTCGACGTGGCCGCCGTCTGCGCCGAGCTCGGCGGCGGCGGGCACCAGTTCGCGGCGGGGTTCTCCGCCCGCGAGGACGTACCGGCGACGATCGCCCGCTTCCGGGCGGCGCTCGCGTCTCTCTGA
- the truB gene encoding tRNA pseudouridine(55) synthase TruB encodes MKRKAGSTSGSAAGAPNGLVIVDKPEGLTSHGVVAKLRWLAGTRKVGHAGTLDPMATGVLVIGVERATRLLGHLMLTAKTYEATIRLGQDTVTDDREGEVTSSADTSAVTREAIDTGIAKLTGEIMQVPSKVSAIKIDGKRSYHRVREGEDFDIPARPTTVHSFTVHEQRAAVAEDGTPVIDLDVTVECSSGTYIRALARDLGADLGVGGHLTALRRTKVGPYGIESAHTLEQLEEKLDVLPIAEAAGAAFPRWDIDADQAKLLSNGMKLAAPGLGVDGPIAVFDPDGRFLALVEEKAGHAKPVAVFVG; translated from the coding sequence ATGAAGCGCAAGGCAGGATCGACCAGCGGCTCCGCCGCGGGGGCCCCCAACGGCCTGGTCATTGTCGACAAGCCCGAGGGCCTCACCTCGCACGGGGTGGTCGCCAAGCTGCGGTGGCTGGCCGGGACGCGGAAGGTCGGGCACGCGGGCACGCTGGACCCGATGGCGACCGGGGTGCTGGTGATCGGCGTCGAGCGGGCCACCAGGCTGCTCGGGCACCTGATGCTCACCGCGAAGACCTACGAGGCGACCATCCGGCTCGGGCAGGACACCGTGACCGACGACCGCGAGGGCGAGGTCACCTCCTCGGCCGACACCTCCGCCGTGACGCGGGAGGCGATCGACACCGGGATCGCCAAGCTCACCGGCGAGATCATGCAGGTGCCGTCCAAGGTCAGCGCCATCAAGATCGACGGGAAGCGTTCGTACCACCGGGTGCGGGAGGGCGAGGACTTCGACATCCCGGCCCGGCCGACCACCGTCCACTCCTTCACCGTGCACGAGCAGCGGGCCGCGGTCGCCGAGGACGGCACGCCGGTGATCGACCTGGACGTCACCGTCGAGTGCTCCTCCGGCACCTACATCCGCGCGCTGGCCCGCGACCTCGGGGCGGACCTCGGCGTCGGGGGGCACCTCACCGCACTGCGGCGCACCAAGGTCGGCCCGTACGGGATCGAGTCGGCGCACACCCTGGAGCAGCTGGAGGAGAAGCTCGACGTCCTGCCGATCGCGGAGGCTGCGGGGGCCGCGTTCCCGCGCTGGGACATCGACGCGGACCAGGCGAAGCTGCTCTCCAACGGCATGAAGCTGGCAGCCCCCGGACTGGGTGTCGACGGCCCGATCGCCGTCTTCGACCCGGACGGCCGCTTCCTCGCCCTGGTCGAGGAGAAGGCCGGCCACGCCAAGCCCGTAGCCGTCTTCGTCGGCTGA